The following are from one region of the Chanos chanos chromosome 10, fChaCha1.1, whole genome shotgun sequence genome:
- the clic4 gene encoding chloride intracellular channel protein 4, whose product MSLSVPQNGLKGDNEPVIELFVKAGSDGESIGNCPFSQRLFMILWLKGVVFNVTTVDLKRKPADLQNLAPGTHPPFITFNGEVKTDVNKIEEFLEDVLSPPKYSKLGARHPESNTAGMDIFAKFSAYIKNSKPDANEALERGLLKTLQKLDEYLRSPLPDEIDHNSTEDIKVSSRKFLDGDEMTLADCNLLPKLHIVKVVAKKYRGFEIPKDMTGIWKYLSNAYTREEFTNTCPSDKEIEIAYADVAKRLVK is encoded by the exons GCGGGGAGTGATGGTGAGAGCATTGGAAACTGTCCTTTCTCTCAGCGGCTCTTTATGATCTTGTGGTTGAAGGGTGTGGTCTTCAACGTGACTACTGTGGACCTGAAGAG gAAACCAGCAGACTTGCAGAACCTGGCCCCTGGAACACACCCCCCGTTCATCACCTTCAACGGAGAGGTCAAAACGGACGTCAACAAAATCGAGGAGTTCCTTGAGGATGTTCTCAGCCCACCTAA GTACTCTAAACTTGGTGCCCGTCACCCAGAGTCCAACACTGCAGGGATGGACATTTTTGCCAAATTCTCTGCCTACATCAAGAACTCCAAACCAGATGCCAATGAAG CACTGGAAAGGGGTTTGCTGAAAACACTACAGAAATTGGATGAGTACCTCCGCTCACCTCTCCCAGATGAGATTGATCACAACAGCACAGAAGACATAAAGGTGTCCAGCCGCAAGTTTCTAGATGGAGATGAGATGACACTGGCTGACTGCAACCTGCTGCCCAAACTCCACATCGTGAAG gTGGTGGCCAAGAAGTACAGAGGCTTTGAGATCCCCAAAGATATGACAGGCATCTGGAAATACCTGAGCAATGCCTACACACGTGAAGAGTTCACTAACACCTGCCCTAGCGACAAAGAGATTGAAATTGCTTACGCTGATGTGGCCAAGAGGCTTGTCAAATAG